A region of Candidatus Dependentiae bacterium DNA encodes the following proteins:
- the gmd gene encoding GDP-mannose 4,6-dehydratase, whose amino-acid sequence MNQRKVALITGVTGQDGAYLAELLLEKGYVVHGIKRRASLINTARIDHLYEDQHWNAEHRFILHYGDVTDASNIIRLVQEVQPDEIYHLAAQSHVHVSFELPEYTAHVDALGTLHILEAIRTLGLTKKTKFYQASTSELYGKVQEIPQSETTPFYPRSPYAVAKLYAFWITKNYRESYGIFACNGILFNHESPIRGETFVTRKITRAVARIKYNLEQALYLGNLDAKRDWGHAKDYVEAMWRMLQQDSSDDYVVATGRTHSVREFVELAFKEVGIDITWKGSGVDEIGYDKQTGRELVFVDPRYFRPAEVELLIGDPSKAERKLGWKAKIQLAELVEDMMRSELQRVKQGATVLFG is encoded by the coding sequence ATTAATCAACGTAAAGTTGCTTTAATTACAGGCGTAACAGGTCAGGATGGTGCCTATTTGGCTGAGTTATTATTAGAAAAAGGATATGTGGTTCATGGCATTAAAAGACGAGCATCACTCATTAATACTGCGCGTATTGACCATCTCTATGAAGATCAGCATTGGAATGCTGAGCATCGTTTTATATTGCATTATGGCGATGTGACTGATGCATCTAATATTATTCGTTTGGTACAAGAAGTTCAGCCAGATGAAATCTATCATTTAGCCGCACAAAGTCATGTGCATGTTTCATTTGAATTGCCAGAATACACGGCACATGTTGATGCATTAGGAACGTTGCATATTCTTGAAGCAATACGTACGTTGGGGTTAACAAAAAAAACAAAATTTTATCAAGCTTCGACCAGCGAGCTTTACGGAAAAGTCCAAGAGATTCCCCAATCTGAAACAACACCTTTTTATCCACGGTCTCCTTATGCCGTAGCAAAGCTTTATGCATTTTGGATCACTAAAAATTATCGTGAGTCGTACGGTATTTTTGCATGTAATGGTATTTTATTTAATCACGAGTCACCGATTCGAGGTGAGACTTTTGTGACTAGAAAAATTACGCGTGCTGTTGCTCGCATTAAATATAACCTTGAGCAAGCGCTTTATTTGGGGAATTTAGATGCAAAGCGTGATTGGGGCCATGCCAAAGATTACGTAGAAGCTATGTGGCGCATGTTACAACAAGATAGTTCTGATGATTATGTTGTGGCAACTGGTCGAACTCATTCAGTTCGTGAATTTGTTGAATTAGCTTTTAAAGAAGTTGGTATAGATATAACGTGGAAGGGTTCTGGGGTAGACGAAATTGGTTATGATAAACAAACAGGAAGAGAACTAGTATTTGTAGATCCCCGCTATTTTAGACCGGCAGAAGTTGAACTTTTAATAGGTGATCCTTCTAAAGCAGAGCGTAAATTAGGATGGAAGGCAAAAATTCAACTAGCAGAATTAGTTGAAGATATGATGCGTAGTGAGTTGCAGCGGGTAAAACAAGGCGCAACAGTATTATTTGGATGA
- a CDS encoding mannose-1-phosphate guanylyltransferase, with protein sequence MKSKLIVLGALTLAVNTAQAIHNAQHVYCVILAGGVGERLWPLSRQSKPKQLLAVGQTETLLEQSIDRVRSIVPQKNIRVCTTQQHTQGVADLVGDSIGNIIIEPGSRNTGPAILLSCCEIYEKDPQAVIVFLPADPFIPTKDTHIFSQFLEHAIDFVTHNDRIALFGAKPTYAATGYGYIEFDDMVQGQSPFPVKKFHEKPSLARAQEYIQSKTMLWNIGMFCAKASVFIDEFKQLASEMYDGVVSYRAGSTSYDAIKSDSIDYAVMEKSSRVSVLPVDFSWCDVGNIEIFLSIKNVCGGLNVSNVFETESHNNLVDVPNKLVALIGVDDLCIVETDHVLLITKRDEAEKVRAIVKQLKQKELTEYL encoded by the coding sequence ATGAAAAGTAAGTTGATAGTGTTAGGAGCATTAACATTGGCAGTAAACACAGCTCAAGCGATACATAATGCACAGCATGTCTATTGTGTAATTCTTGCCGGCGGCGTCGGCGAACGCTTGTGGCCATTGTCTCGACAAAGTAAACCCAAACAACTGTTGGCAGTCGGGCAGACTGAAACACTCCTCGAGCAATCCATTGATCGTGTACGTTCAATAGTGCCACAAAAAAATATTCGTGTATGCACCACGCAGCAACATACACAAGGTGTAGCAGATCTTGTTGGTGATTCTATTGGTAACATTATTATTGAGCCTGGGTCGCGCAATACCGGTCCGGCAATATTATTAAGTTGTTGTGAAATTTATGAAAAAGACCCACAAGCGGTCATTGTTTTTCTACCAGCCGATCCTTTTATTCCAACTAAAGATACGCATATATTTTCTCAGTTTTTGGAACATGCTATTGATTTTGTAACCCATAACGATCGCATCGCGTTGTTTGGCGCCAAACCAACGTACGCTGCAACGGGGTATGGTTACATTGAATTTGATGATATGGTACAAGGGCAGTCGCCATTTCCAGTGAAAAAATTTCATGAAAAACCATCATTAGCCCGCGCACAAGAATATATTCAATCAAAGACCATGTTGTGGAATATTGGTATGTTCTGTGCCAAGGCGAGCGTCTTTATAGATGAATTTAAGCAGCTTGCCTCAGAGATGTATGATGGTGTTGTCTCATACCGTGCGGGAAGCACTTCTTACGATGCCATTAAATCAGATTCAATAGATTATGCGGTGATGGAAAAAAGCTCACGCGTCAGTGTGTTGCCGGTTGATTTTTCTTGGTGCGATGTTGGTAATATCGAAATATTTTTATCGATTAAAAATGTCTGCGGCGGATTGAATGTGAGCAATGTCTTTGAAACAGAATCGCATAATAATCTCGTTGATGTGCCCAATAAGTTGGTTGCGCTGATCGGCGTTGATGATTTATGCATTGTTGAAACAGACCATGTCTTGTTAATTACAAAGCGCGATGAAGCTGAAAAAGTACGAGCGATTGTCAAACAGCTCAAACAGAAAGAGCTGACAGAATATCTTTAA
- a CDS encoding GDP-L-fucose synthase yields MNSNAKVYVAGHQGLVGSALVRRLGAAGFTTILTRTVAELDLRNQQAVNNFFAQERPDYVFLAAAKVGGIKANMDRPAEFIYDNLAIELNVIHASYVYGVKKLLFLGSSCIYPRNASQPIKEEYLLSGELEKTNDAYAVAKIAGIMMCQTYNKQYGTNFIACMPTNLYGPHDNFDLESSHVLPALLAKFYQAKKSNALEVVIWGSGKPYREFLYVDDLADACLFLMQQYSGNEIINIGTGQDTTIAELAATIKNTVGYQGSLVYDATKPDGTPRKLLNVERMNTLGWRATTSLQNGIEKTLQWCNDQKIFE; encoded by the coding sequence ATGAATTCAAATGCCAAAGTGTATGTTGCGGGACATCAAGGGTTAGTTGGTTCTGCTTTAGTGCGTCGATTAGGAGCGGCAGGGTTTACCACTATTCTGACACGTACGGTTGCCGAGCTCGATTTGCGTAATCAGCAGGCGGTTAATAATTTTTTTGCTCAAGAGCGTCCAGATTATGTATTTTTAGCCGCGGCAAAAGTTGGCGGCATTAAAGCGAATATGGATCGTCCTGCAGAGTTTATCTACGATAACTTAGCCATTGAGTTGAATGTGATTCACGCTTCTTATGTCTACGGCGTCAAAAAACTCTTATTTTTAGGTTCTTCCTGCATTTATCCACGCAATGCATCGCAGCCTATTAAAGAAGAGTATTTACTCTCAGGAGAACTTGAAAAAACTAACGATGCCTACGCCGTAGCAAAAATTGCGGGCATTATGATGTGTCAGACGTATAACAAGCAGTATGGTACTAACTTTATCGCTTGTATGCCAACCAATTTATATGGTCCCCACGATAATTTTGATTTGGAAAGTTCTCATGTGTTGCCGGCATTATTGGCAAAATTTTATCAGGCAAAAAAATCGAATGCATTGGAAGTCGTTATTTGGGGCAGTGGTAAGCCGTATCGCGAATTTTTATATGTTGATGATTTGGCCGATGCGTGCCTATTTTTAATGCAGCAGTATTCTGGTAATGAAATTATTAATATTGGTACGGGGCAGGATACTACTATTGCAGAGTTGGCAGCGACTATAAAAAATACGGTTGGCTATCAGGGATCTTTGGTATATGATGCCACAAAGCCGGACGGCACACCGCGAAAATTATTGAATGTTGAGCGGATGAACACCCTTGGTTGGCGTGCGACTACGTCGTTGCAAAATGGCATAGAGAAAACGTTGCAGTGGTGTAATGATCAAAAAATTTTTGAATAA
- the gmd gene encoding GDP-mannose 4,6-dehydratase, with amino-acid sequence MKKALITGVTGQDGAYLAQLLLDKGYEVHGIKRRSSSFNTGRIDHLFKDRHASGEQRFFLHHGDVIDATNIIRLIQEIQPDEIYNLAAQSHVAVSFETPEYTAQADALGALRILEALRILGLKNTKFYQASTSELFGKVQEVPQKETTPFYPRSPYAVAKLYAYWITVNYREAYGMFAANGILFNHESPMRGETFVTRKITRAVARIHYGMQDVLYLGNLDAKRDWGYAKDYVEAMWLMMQHKDPTDLVIATGKAHSVREFVERAFAEVDIPIEWQGSGVHERGLNAKTGKPLILVSPRYFRSTEVEELLGDATKAKTLLGWEPTLDFTGLVKLMVMSDLQEVRNEGVLTIDAPSLVAPKKQSMWQMKA; translated from the coding sequence ATGAAGAAAGCTTTAATTACTGGGGTGACAGGTCAAGATGGTGCATATCTAGCGCAATTATTATTAGACAAGGGCTACGAAGTCCATGGCATCAAGCGGCGCTCATCATCATTCAATACCGGACGCATCGATCATTTATTTAAAGATAGGCATGCCAGTGGTGAGCAACGATTTTTCTTGCACCATGGCGATGTCATAGACGCAACCAACATCATCCGTCTCATACAAGAAATTCAACCAGACGAAATCTATAACTTAGCTGCACAAAGTCATGTGGCGGTCTCCTTTGAAACACCTGAATACACAGCACAAGCTGATGCGCTGGGCGCATTAAGGATTTTAGAAGCATTACGCATTTTGGGTCTAAAAAATACAAAATTTTATCAAGCATCCACCAGCGAACTATTCGGTAAGGTGCAAGAAGTGCCGCAAAAAGAAACGACCCCTTTTTATCCGCGGTCTCCCTATGCCGTAGCAAAATTATATGCTTATTGGATTACGGTCAATTATCGCGAAGCTTACGGCATGTTTGCAGCAAACGGCATTCTGTTTAACCATGAGTCGCCTATGCGTGGCGAAACATTTGTAACCAGAAAAATTACCCGTGCAGTCGCACGTATTCATTATGGCATGCAAGATGTGTTGTATCTTGGCAATTTAGACGCAAAGCGCGACTGGGGCTATGCAAAAGATTATGTTGAGGCCATGTGGTTAATGATGCAACATAAAGATCCTACAGATTTAGTGATTGCCACGGGCAAGGCACACTCGGTACGTGAATTTGTTGAGCGTGCTTTTGCCGAAGTTGATATACCTATTGAATGGCAAGGCTCAGGAGTGCATGAGCGCGGTCTCAATGCCAAAACAGGAAAGCCGCTGATTTTGGTGAGCCCGCGGTATTTCCGTTCCACTGAAGTTGAAGAACTTCTTGGTGATGCAACAAAAGCAAAAACATTGTTAGGTTGGGAGCCAACGCTTGATTTTACCGGTCTGGTGAAGCTCATGGTCATGAGTGATTTGCAAGAAGTACGCAATGAAGGCGTGCTTACTATTGATGCGCCATCGTTAGTGGCACCTAAAAAACAATCTATGTGGCAGATGAAAGCATGA
- a CDS encoding glycosyltransferase — MKHNNWHCTLLLAALSLSNLGYAEEQRSTTHDIWTYVDFDVAMATGQFPDSIRVTKQVIGIDGATLLSFFRALYVQNNLSNIQPQQELKIPKIIHQVWLGGQLPDAFKKYAASWIDKHMHGGWSYKLWIDEDVKTFNLYNQEYYDATDSVGVKSDLLKWEVVYRYGGVYVDVDFECLQPLDVLHYTYDFYTGIQPLDTQFIQLGAALFAGYKKHPILKHCIETVKDDWHHKGTTVKTGPLHFTKSFYAVAGKDGSIDIALPASYCYPQGCMETELKYKEWVQAGAYAIHHWAKSWMPKEYRKKTFRNLNNDAAVKAWND; from the coding sequence ATGAAGCACAATAATTGGCATTGCACGCTATTATTAGCAGCGTTGAGCCTATCAAACCTCGGTTATGCAGAAGAGCAAAGGTCGACAACGCATGATATATGGACCTATGTTGATTTTGATGTTGCCATGGCAACGGGCCAGTTTCCTGATTCAATTCGAGTCACTAAGCAGGTTATTGGTATTGATGGCGCGACATTACTTTCTTTCTTCCGAGCATTGTATGTGCAGAATAATCTTTCCAACATTCAGCCGCAGCAAGAATTAAAAATTCCTAAGATTATTCATCAAGTGTGGCTTGGTGGGCAATTGCCCGATGCATTCAAAAAATATGCTGCATCATGGATTGATAAACATATGCATGGCGGTTGGAGTTATAAGTTGTGGATCGACGAAGATGTCAAAACGTTTAATTTATACAATCAAGAATATTACGATGCAACCGATAGTGTCGGTGTTAAATCAGATCTTTTAAAATGGGAAGTGGTGTATCGATATGGCGGTGTGTATGTGGATGTTGATTTTGAATGTTTGCAGCCGCTTGATGTATTGCACTACACCTATGATTTCTACACAGGCATTCAACCTCTTGATACGCAATTCATTCAACTGGGTGCTGCCTTATTTGCCGGGTACAAAAAACATCCGATTCTTAAACATTGCATAGAAACAGTTAAAGACGATTGGCACCACAAGGGGACAACGGTAAAAACAGGGCCTCTGCATTTTACTAAATCTTTTTATGCGGTTGCGGGCAAAGATGGTTCGATTGATATTGCATTGCCGGCAAGCTATTGCTATCCACAAGGTTGTATGGAAACTGAATTAAAATATAAGGAATGGGTGCAAGCAGGCGCTTATGCGATACATCACTGGGCAAAAAGTTGGATGCCTAAGGAATATCGCAAGAAGACGTTTAGGAATTTGAATAATGACGCAGCAGTAAAGGCATGGAATGATTAA
- a CDS encoding glycosyltransferase: protein MIKKKTAVLPELCRRVFIFLFLAPVSHASVDFDVSMQSAAYPNIVEQDYSTMMMNFFRGLYVKNNPDELKARGMTEKKIPNILHQIWLGGSFPEEYISLRKTWIDNHPDWTFVFWTDNPVNYVCGDVVARTFQELENALAADHQQFLVVDVRQLTFDNRGFYDQARNYGEKSDILKWEIVYRFGGVYIDTDFECLKPLDPLQHGYDFYTGLQPLDTHMVQLGAALFAATPGHPILKSCVETIKDNQHMHQIVVKTGPIHFTRCCFRNSYVDDLVNVVLPASYLYPCGYDQKGLPATVWQKSESFAIHHWAGSWLKPEAFEKR from the coding sequence ATGATTAAGAAAAAAACCGCCGTCCTCCCTGAGCTTTGTCGAAGGGTATTTATTTTTTTGTTTTTAGCCCCCGTCTCTCACGCCTCCGTTGATTTTGACGTTTCGATGCAGTCAGCGGCATACCCAAATATTGTCGAACAAGATTATTCAACGATGATGATGAATTTCTTTAGGGGATTGTATGTAAAAAATAATCCTGATGAGCTGAAGGCGCGTGGCATGACTGAAAAAAAGATTCCCAACATTCTGCATCAGATTTGGCTGGGTGGCAGTTTTCCTGAGGAATATATTTCGTTGCGAAAAACGTGGATAGACAATCACCCCGATTGGACGTTTGTTTTTTGGACCGACAATCCAGTCAATTATGTGTGCGGTGACGTGGTTGCTCGCACATTTCAAGAGCTTGAGAATGCCCTGGCGGCAGATCACCAGCAGTTCTTAGTAGTCGATGTGAGACAGCTTACATTTGATAATCGCGGCTTTTACGACCAAGCACGCAATTATGGTGAAAAGTCAGACATATTAAAATGGGAAATCGTCTATCGCTTTGGTGGCGTGTACATCGACACCGATTTTGAATGTTTAAAGCCGCTTGATCCATTACAGCATGGTTATGATTTTTATACCGGCCTGCAACCACTCGACACGCATATGGTGCAGCTCGGGGCAGCGCTATTTGCAGCAACACCGGGGCATCCAATTTTAAAGAGTTGTGTAGAGACGATCAAAGACAATCAGCATATGCATCAAATTGTTGTCAAAACCGGGCCTATACATTTTACACGCTGTTGTTTTAGAAACTCGTATGTTGATGATTTAGTGAATGTGGTTTTGCCGGCAAGTTATTTGTACCCCTGTGGCTACGACCAAAAAGGTCTGCCTGCTACGGTGTGGCAAAAGTCTGAATCCTTTGCAATTCATCATTGGGCTGGTAGTTGGTTGAAACCTGAAGCATTTGAAAAGAGGTAG
- a CDS encoding glycosyltransferase, protein MIFGIEAITIKKNLLPPSSLKEAPFGANLKGRFLLNFYELYQTFRLPFKFALRATLREDGDKGVALVVLTAFLLFFQPIIADVDFDISMKTAQYQQVIASAQNKDELGLSGTQLMDFFRNLYEKNKPSRCTPSVTIKIPKIIHQIWIGKSVPEEFNHYQFSWRAHHPDWQYKLWTQDDIADLNMHNAELVRESRNPAEISDLMRYEILYRYGGVYVDFDFACLKSLESLHYLYDFYIGIQPLDSELVQLGIGLIGSIPGHPLLKSWIERVKETWYNKNVQGKITARTGPIHCTKVFYDTAGRGTTCDIALPASYFYPLGCQEYDIQRGAWLQEGAFAVHYWAKSWLYPAFRRSEFQNIKNY, encoded by the coding sequence ATGATATTTGGAATTGAAGCAATAACGATTAAAAAAAACCTACTCCCGCCGTCCTCCCTGAAGGAAGCGCCTTTTGGCGCGAACTTGAAGGGTCGTTTTTTATTAAATTTTTATGAACTATACCAAACCTTTCGCCTGCCCTTCAAGTTCGCCCTGCGGGCTACCCTCAGGGAGGACGGCGACAAAGGTGTTGCTCTGGTTGTTCTAACTGCTTTTCTCTTGTTTTTTCAGCCTATTATAGCTGATGTTGATTTTGATATATCTATGAAGACAGCGCAGTACCAACAGGTGATTGCGTCCGCACAGAATAAAGATGAGCTTGGCCTGAGTGGCACGCAACTCATGGATTTTTTCAGAAATTTATACGAAAAAAATAAACCATCCCGTTGTACGCCATCGGTCACCATAAAAATTCCTAAAATAATTCATCAAATTTGGATTGGTAAATCTGTGCCAGAAGAATTTAATCACTATCAATTTAGTTGGCGGGCACATCACCCAGACTGGCAGTACAAATTATGGACGCAAGATGATATTGCTGATTTGAACATGCACAATGCAGAATTAGTACGCGAGTCACGCAATCCTGCAGAAATCTCAGATTTGATGCGTTACGAAATTTTATATCGCTACGGTGGCGTGTATGTTGATTTTGATTTTGCCTGTTTAAAGTCACTTGAGTCATTGCATTATCTGTATGATTTTTATATTGGCATTCAACCATTGGATAGCGAACTTGTGCAACTTGGCATTGGTTTGATTGGTTCAATTCCGGGACACCCACTATTAAAAAGTTGGATTGAACGCGTCAAAGAAACATGGTACAACAAAAATGTGCAAGGCAAAATAACTGCGCGTACCGGTCCGATTCATTGTACCAAAGTTTTTTATGATACGGCTGGTCGTGGCACGACGTGTGACATAGCACTTCCAGCAAGTTACTTTTATCCGCTTGGTTGTCAGGAGTATGACATACAACGTGGGGCTTGGTTACAAGAAGGTGCTTTTGCGGTGCATTATTGGGCAAAGTCGTGGCTGTATCCAGCATTTAGGCGGTCGGAGTTTCAGAATATTAAAAATTATTAA
- a CDS encoding AAA family ATPase: MLRSLPTDVSSFKTLRTGDYTYVDKTEHMYNLFSGGSRYYFLSRPRRFGKSLLISTLYELFSGNKALFDGLWISTSSYDWQEYPVIQLDFSTIDYKTPQELDASLQWTLDAIAKSYGVDVSGAPGLKLKLRSLVEQLSQKNKVVVLIDEYDKPILDHLKNVHEAEAIRDALRGFYDALKGLDSHLRAIFITGVTKFAKTSIFSGINNLNDISIKPEAASLLGYTYVEITQSFGPHLEQLAQQHGHGVDNELALIQQWYNGYQFSDKDIKVYNPFSVLYYLKDAKLRNYWFESGTPSFLVTYLRTQYDTLQELSLVELSPESLSSFQIHDIPLIPLLFQTGYLTIIAYNPVKDTFRLGFPNVEVADSFNKFLVATLAHSNVVTIDTAQDRLLRALEAYDLKQFCKSLQALFAHIPYTLHIKKESYYHSLFQFLMSLLSRKAQSEILTNQGRIDLVVSTKTYRYIFELKLNVDSQKALEQILNKRYYESFIDCGKKIILVGLSFKMHEGTFDVEYSSQEMVAK, translated from the coding sequence ATGTTGAGAAGCTTGCCAACTGATGTGAGTTCATTCAAGACGCTGAGAACAGGCGATTATACCTATGTAGATAAGACTGAACACATGTATAATTTATTTAGTGGTGGTTCTCGCTACTATTTTTTATCTCGTCCCCGCCGTTTTGGTAAATCGCTTCTCATATCGACCCTGTATGAATTATTTTCTGGTAACAAAGCATTGTTTGATGGTCTTTGGATCAGTACGAGCTCTTACGATTGGCAGGAGTACCCCGTTATTCAGCTCGATTTTTCAACGATCGATTATAAAACACCTCAAGAATTGGATGCTAGTTTGCAGTGGACTCTCGATGCCATAGCAAAGAGTTATGGTGTTGATGTTTCAGGCGCTCCTGGTCTTAAGCTAAAATTAAGGTCTTTGGTCGAGCAATTGTCACAAAAAAATAAAGTTGTAGTCCTCATCGATGAATACGACAAGCCGATTCTTGATCATCTTAAAAATGTACATGAGGCAGAAGCGATCAGAGATGCGCTCAGGGGTTTTTATGATGCGCTTAAGGGCCTGGATAGCCATCTGCGTGCCATTTTTATAACCGGAGTTACCAAATTTGCAAAGACCTCAATATTCTCTGGTATCAATAATCTTAACGATATTAGCATAAAGCCCGAAGCGGCATCTCTGTTGGGGTATACCTATGTAGAGATTACACAATCTTTTGGTCCACATCTTGAGCAGCTTGCACAACAACATGGCCATGGCGTGGACAATGAGTTGGCTCTTATACAACAATGGTACAATGGCTATCAATTTTCAGATAAAGACATTAAAGTGTATAACCCATTTTCGGTGTTGTATTATTTAAAGGATGCAAAGTTAAGGAATTACTGGTTTGAATCGGGAACGCCTTCATTTTTGGTAACGTATTTACGGACGCAATACGATACCTTGCAAGAGCTATCGCTTGTAGAATTGTCACCAGAGAGTCTAAGCTCATTTCAAATACATGACATTCCTCTCATCCCGTTGCTGTTTCAAACCGGGTATTTAACGATTATTGCTTACAACCCCGTTAAAGATACTTTTAGGTTGGGCTTTCCCAACGTAGAGGTGGCGGACTCCTTCAATAAATTTCTTGTGGCGACATTGGCGCACAGCAATGTGGTCACCATTGACACGGCACAAGATCGTTTACTGAGGGCCTTAGAAGCTTATGATCTAAAGCAGTTTTGCAAAAGTCTTCAAGCTCTTTTTGCGCATATTCCTTATACGTTGCATATCAAAAAAGAAAGTTATTATCATTCCTTGTTTCAATTTTTGATGAGCTTGTTATCACGCAAAGCTCAATCTGAGATTCTTACCAATCAAGGTAGAATAGATTTGGTTGTCAGCACAAAAACGTATCGGTATATCTTTGAGCTGAAGTTGAATGTTGATAGTCAAAAAGCGCTTGAGCAAATTCTGAACAAGCGTTATTACGAGAGCTTCATAGATTGTGGCAAGAAGATCATCCTTGTTGGATTATCATTTAAGATGCATGAAGGCACTTTTGATGTAGAATATAGTTCGCAAGAAATGGTTGCTAAGTAG